A window of the Paenibacillus woosongensis genome harbors these coding sequences:
- a CDS encoding NAD-dependent epimerase/dehydratase family protein, with protein sequence MKTISELESKLSEPSDRLIEDLSKLDGDILILGVGGKMGPSLAKLVKRGIEAAGIKAKVTGVSRFSSGDLRGELESAGIETIAADLLDEAALAKLPSARNVIYMAGNKFGTTGREYFTWAMNAYLPGRVAEKFPRSRIVAFSSGNIYPLTHIGSGGASEETPPAPIGEYAQSCLGRERVFEYFSRKNGTPLVNFRLNYAIDLRYGILLEIAKAVKEGTPIDVSMGQVNVIWQGDANEMAIRSLLLCDSPPVTLNITGPETVSVRWMAERFGELLGTVPQFTGTEQSTALLNNASQSHRLFGYPRVTLRQMMEWTAGWVEAGGNTLNKPTHFQERAGAF encoded by the coding sequence TTGAAAACGATAAGCGAACTGGAGAGCAAGTTAAGCGAGCCTTCTGACCGTTTAATAGAGGATTTGTCCAAGCTGGATGGAGATATTCTCATCCTTGGCGTGGGCGGAAAAATGGGGCCAAGTCTGGCCAAGCTGGTGAAGCGAGGGATCGAGGCGGCTGGCATTAAGGCGAAAGTAACCGGCGTATCCCGCTTCTCCTCTGGCGATTTACGCGGCGAGCTGGAGTCGGCAGGCATTGAGACGATTGCAGCTGATCTGCTGGATGAAGCGGCGCTTGCCAAGCTGCCGTCCGCGCGCAATGTCATTTATATGGCCGGTAACAAGTTTGGAACAACGGGCCGCGAGTATTTTACTTGGGCAATGAATGCCTATCTGCCGGGGCGCGTAGCTGAGAAGTTCCCGCGGTCGCGAATCGTCGCTTTTTCCTCGGGAAATATTTATCCGCTTACCCATATCGGGTCAGGCGGCGCCTCTGAGGAGACGCCTCCTGCACCTATTGGCGAATATGCGCAATCCTGCCTTGGCCGGGAACGAGTGTTTGAATATTTCTCCCGGAAAAATGGTACGCCACTCGTCAATTTTCGCTTAAATTATGCGATTGATCTGCGCTATGGCATCTTGTTAGAAATCGCTAAGGCGGTTAAAGAAGGGACGCCGATCGATGTAAGCATGGGCCAGGTCAATGTCATTTGGCAAGGGGATGCCAATGAAATGGCGATCCGCTCTTTGCTGCTGTGTGACTCGCCTCCCGTCACGCTCAATATTACCGGACCAGAGACGGTATCGGTTCGTTGGATGGCGGAGCGTTTTGGCGAACTGCTTGGAACAGTTCCGCAATTTACCGGAACGGAGCAGTCTACGGCGCTCCTTAACAATGCCTCGCAATCCCATCGTCTGTTTGGCTATCCCCGCGTCACGCTCCGGCAAATGATGGAATGGACGGCCGGCTGGGTCGAAGCCGGTGGAAATACGTTGAACAAACCGACGCATTTCCAGGAACGGGCAGGTGCGTTCTAA
- a CDS encoding dihydrodipicolinate synthase family protein, with the protein MTALQLKPEVDALLQRGTVIPAHPLALDASRRLDERRQRALSRYYIESGAGGIAVGVHTTQFEIRDPGIGLFEPVLRMAAEEVEEAGLDRTFIKVAGICGPTDQALREAELAVKLGYDLGLVSTGGLDSWSESELLERTEAIADVIPVFGFYLQPAVGGKRLSYGFWREMAEIPGVKAIKMAPFNRYQTLDVVRAVCESSRRESIALYTGNDDNIVADLLTIYRFKVGGMKVEKRIVGGLLGHWAVWTRKAVELMSQIIDLRESGENIPHELLTRSMEISDANAAFFDPGHDFHGCIPGIHEVLRRQGLLEGRWCLNPAEQLSPGQMEEIDRVYHSYPHLNDDDFVHRHLAKWLGSP; encoded by the coding sequence ATGACAGCCCTGCAGTTGAAACCGGAGGTTGATGCGCTGCTGCAGCGAGGCACCGTAATTCCGGCCCATCCGCTGGCGCTAGATGCGTCCCGGCGCTTGGATGAACGGAGGCAGCGGGCTTTGTCCAGATACTATATCGAATCGGGTGCGGGCGGCATAGCCGTTGGCGTGCATACGACCCAGTTCGAAATTCGCGATCCGGGCATCGGGTTGTTTGAGCCGGTTCTGCGCATGGCGGCGGAAGAAGTCGAGGAAGCGGGGCTGGATCGTACGTTCATCAAGGTCGCGGGAATTTGCGGGCCGACGGACCAGGCGCTGCGGGAAGCCGAGCTTGCCGTTAAACTTGGTTATGATCTGGGCCTAGTCAGTACAGGCGGGCTGGATTCGTGGAGCGAGTCAGAGCTTCTAGAGCGTACGGAAGCGATCGCAGACGTCATTCCCGTCTTCGGGTTTTATTTGCAGCCAGCCGTAGGCGGAAAGCGGCTAAGCTATGGGTTCTGGCGGGAAATGGCCGAAATTCCAGGCGTGAAGGCGATCAAGATGGCCCCTTTCAACCGCTATCAAACGCTGGATGTTGTCAGGGCTGTCTGTGAGTCGAGCCGCCGCGAATCCATCGCATTATATACCGGTAATGATGACAATATCGTGGCCGATTTGCTGACGATCTATCGCTTTAAGGTCGGCGGTATGAAGGTCGAGAAGCGTATCGTTGGCGGTCTGCTCGGACACTGGGCGGTCTGGACGCGCAAAGCGGTTGAACTGATGTCACAAATCATTGATCTGCGGGAAAGCGGAGAAAACATACCTCATGAGCTTCTCACGCGAAGCATGGAAATCAGCGACGCGAATGCTGCCTTTTTTGACCCCGGGCATGATTTTCATGGCTGTATTCCGGGCATCCATGAGGTGCTTCGCCGCCAAGGCTTGCTCGAGGGCCGCTGGTGCCTGAATCCTGCGGAACAGCTGTCTCCAGGACAGATGGAGGAAATCGACCGGGTATATCACTCATATCCCCATCTGAACGATGATGATTTCGTGCATCGCCATTTGGCGAAATGGCTGGGATCGCCATGA
- the sdaAB gene encoding L-serine ammonia-lyase, iron-sulfur-dependent subunit beta — protein sequence MKYRSVFDIIGPVMIGPSSSHTAGAARIGRMARRLFGRVPHKAQIEFCGSFAKTYQGHGTDVAIVGGLMGFDTHDPRIKDALKISEDIGLAISITTVDLPEEHPNTAWIRLEDEAGAMRVKGISIGGGKVAMLEADDFQMNLSGDAWTAFVFHKDHFGLIASVASVLADRRINIARMEMSRKAKGQEALLIIETDEEISASAGSQIAGIADVAHVRILPPL from the coding sequence ATGAAATACCGCTCCGTCTTTGATATTATCGGCCCGGTCATGATCGGGCCGTCCAGCTCGCATACAGCGGGTGCGGCACGCATCGGACGGATGGCCAGACGGTTATTCGGCCGCGTTCCGCATAAGGCGCAAATCGAATTTTGCGGCTCATTCGCCAAGACGTATCAGGGGCATGGTACGGATGTGGCAATCGTCGGCGGGCTGATGGGTTTCGATACCCATGATCCCCGTATCAAGGATGCTCTTAAAATTTCGGAAGATATTGGTCTAGCCATTTCAATCACAACCGTAGACTTGCCCGAGGAGCATCCCAATACAGCCTGGATTCGCCTTGAGGATGAAGCAGGGGCAATGAGGGTGAAAGGCATCTCTATCGGGGGCGGTAAAGTCGCCATGCTGGAGGCGGATGATTTTCAAATGAATCTGTCGGGGGATGCCTGGACAGCCTTCGTATTCCATAAGGATCATTTCGGCTTGATCGCTTCCGTGGCCAGTGTGCTGGCGGATCGGCGGATCAACATCGCCAGAATGGAAATGTCCCGCAAGGCGAAGGGCCAGGAAGCGCTATTGATCATTGAGACGGATGAAGAGATATCCGCTTCCGCCGGATCGCAAATCGCAGGCATTGCTGATGTCGCGCATGTCCGGATTCTGCCGCCCTTGTAA
- the sdaAA gene encoding L-serine ammonia-lyase, iron-sulfur-dependent, subunit alpha has translation MQFSTIEELVQLAEAQGQAIADIMIEEEALATGVPKEKIISKMFQHLDTMEKAVQRGLTEEIRSRSGLTGGDARKLEGYLRQGSTLSGQRVLQAVSRAIATNEVNAAMGTIVATPTAGASGVIPGCLFGLAEELGADRDAMVRFLFTSGAIGYVIANRSFISGAAGGCQAEVGSASAMAAGAIVEMAGGTPRQSAHAVAIALKNTLGLVCDPVAGLVEVPCVMRNAMGASNAIVSADLALAGIETIIPADEVIGAMYRVGQAMPGTLKETALGGLAATPTGERHRQRLFGSSHERSEEKGGIQDE, from the coding sequence ATGCAGTTCAGCACAATAGAGGAACTGGTGCAGCTTGCCGAGGCCCAGGGCCAAGCCATAGCCGACATCATGATCGAGGAGGAAGCGCTGGCCACGGGTGTGCCGAAGGAGAAGATCATCAGCAAAATGTTTCAGCACCTGGACACGATGGAGAAGGCCGTGCAGCGCGGCTTAACGGAGGAGATTAGATCGCGGAGCGGCTTAACCGGCGGCGATGCGCGCAAGCTGGAGGGCTACTTGCGACAGGGGAGCACCTTGTCCGGCCAGCGGGTGCTTCAGGCGGTCAGCCGGGCGATTGCGACAAACGAGGTCAATGCGGCGATGGGCACGATTGTCGCTACGCCGACCGCGGGAGCGAGCGGTGTGATCCCGGGCTGCCTCTTCGGGCTGGCCGAGGAATTGGGCGCGGATCGCGACGCAATGGTCCGCTTCCTGTTTACGTCAGGCGCCATCGGCTATGTGATCGCCAACCGTTCTTTCATTTCCGGCGCAGCCGGGGGATGCCAGGCTGAGGTTGGCTCCGCGTCGGCTATGGCGGCCGGCGCAATCGTTGAAATGGCCGGAGGCACGCCAAGGCAGTCGGCTCACGCCGTGGCGATCGCCCTAAAGAACACGCTAGGTCTCGTATGCGATCCCGTTGCAGGACTCGTGGAGGTGCCCTGCGTAATGCGAAACGCGATGGGGGCGTCCAATGCGATCGTATCGGCCGATCTGGCGCTGGCGGGCATCGAAACCATCATACCTGCGGACGAAGTCATCGGAGCGATGTACCGCGTCGGCCAGGCGATGCCTGGAACGCTTAAAGAGACGGCGCTCGGGGGGCTTGCGGCGACGCCGACAGGCGAAAGGCACCGCCAGAGACTGTTTGGATCAAGTCATGAACGATCGGAAGAGAAGGGGGGCATACAGGATGAGTGA
- a CDS encoding alginate lyase family protein, with protein sequence MSEGSLPVRRFYWTEEDRRFIVDACRKHWPEEVKEVVHRADLACRNTFIFTHRWDMERCEEEVAFPERINWYYRHNEDLEWLVMLNRARYMGELGQAYWLTGKEKYAEGYIRLLKDWMQQNPLTEEEVRSAADRVYNVKDTWRKLDSGIRITHWLKGYYCVRRCSLWGEPEEKLFKEAVRRHGMYLNLAYVPHDRQSNWGFLETNGLFQLALLFPELAEAETWLQTALQRLAEMCRLQVYTDGLQNEQCTMYHHEVLHCLFESVWLGRLNGIEMPEVLDDTLNRMYTASLAFVQPDGRQPMLGDSDGTDMRDVLSRGSVLFGRGDLKRMAYERLDYEGIWFFGERGYDRFNQLAVQEPSFTSIQLNDSGYVFMRSGWGSHAQYLVFDGGHMDVIRAHGHDDLLHVSLFAHGREFLTDPGRFTYMETEDRQYFMESLQHNTLSVDGETISTYVSSWRWADVARPLDRYWNSGPDFDYVQAGHDGYWRLEQPVHVARQVLFVKPDYWVIVDTCRSHGEHEYTIPFHFAEGLELTVRKDGIVHAAASQEGPELWIIPLVPVDVKEGPCWVSRNYNEKTPSLKASFVRKGKGFTKFITLLYPSASPQAKLPILQELEVLDSYGNQVPSHLATAFSVQREQGKEEFVFSHQGPRSYRFGDHHLSGEVLLVRSGGLTGNEARPSIIKV encoded by the coding sequence ATGAGTGAAGGTTCACTGCCGGTTCGGCGTTTTTATTGGACGGAGGAAGATCGCCGGTTTATCGTCGATGCCTGCCGGAAGCACTGGCCGGAGGAAGTGAAGGAAGTCGTGCACCGGGCTGATTTGGCGTGCCGGAACACCTTTATTTTCACGCATCGCTGGGATATGGAGCGCTGCGAGGAGGAGGTTGCTTTCCCTGAGCGCATCAATTGGTATTACCGGCATAACGAGGATCTGGAATGGCTAGTCATGCTGAACCGTGCGCGATATATGGGTGAGCTCGGGCAGGCCTATTGGCTGACGGGAAAAGAGAAATATGCCGAGGGATACATCCGGCTATTGAAGGATTGGATGCAGCAAAATCCTTTGACAGAGGAAGAAGTGCGTTCTGCGGCAGACCGGGTTTACAACGTCAAGGATACGTGGCGCAAGCTGGATAGCGGGATACGGATTACGCATTGGCTAAAAGGGTATTACTGCGTTCGCCGTTGTTCCTTGTGGGGGGAACCGGAAGAGAAGCTGTTTAAAGAAGCGGTCCGCAGGCATGGAATGTACTTGAATTTGGCATATGTCCCGCATGATCGGCAGAGCAATTGGGGATTCCTGGAGACGAATGGTTTGTTTCAGCTTGCTCTGTTGTTCCCCGAACTTGCGGAAGCCGAGACATGGCTGCAGACTGCACTGCAGCGGCTGGCGGAAATGTGCAGGCTGCAAGTGTATACGGACGGCCTGCAAAACGAGCAGTGCACCATGTACCATCATGAGGTGCTGCATTGCCTGTTCGAATCGGTATGGCTTGGCAGGTTGAATGGCATTGAAATGCCGGAAGTGCTGGATGACACGCTGAATCGCATGTATACCGCTTCGCTAGCGTTTGTTCAGCCTGATGGCCGTCAGCCGATGCTCGGCGACAGCGACGGGACAGACATGCGGGACGTACTTAGCCGCGGTTCCGTTCTGTTCGGGCGCGGCGATTTGAAGCGAATGGCTTATGAGCGGCTGGACTACGAAGGAATTTGGTTTTTTGGGGAACGGGGATACGATCGCTTTAATCAATTGGCAGTTCAGGAGCCAAGCTTCACGTCAATTCAACTGAACGACAGCGGATATGTCTTTATGCGCAGCGGCTGGGGCAGCCACGCGCAGTATCTTGTTTTTGACGGCGGCCATATGGATGTGATCCGGGCGCATGGGCACGATGATTTACTGCATGTGAGCCTGTTCGCACACGGTCGCGAATTTCTGACCGATCCGGGCAGATTCACATATATGGAAACGGAAGATAGACAATATTTCATGGAGTCGCTGCAGCATAATACGTTGTCCGTTGACGGGGAGACGATTTCCACGTACGTCAGCTCCTGGCGCTGGGCGGATGTGGCGAGGCCCTTAGACCGCTACTGGAACAGCGGTCCGGATTTCGATTACGTGCAGGCCGGGCATGACGGCTATTGGAGATTGGAGCAGCCGGTGCATGTCGCAAGACAGGTGCTGTTTGTCAAGCCGGATTACTGGGTTATCGTCGATACTTGCCGTTCCCATGGCGAGCATGAATATACGATCCCTTTTCATTTTGCAGAGGGGCTTGAATTAACGGTTCGGAAGGATGGAATTGTTCATGCGGCTGCGTCTCAGGAGGGGCCCGAACTGTGGATTATCCCATTGGTTCCAGTGGACGTCAAAGAGGGACCATGCTGGGTGTCGCGCAATTACAACGAGAAAACCCCCTCGCTTAAAGCTTCTTTCGTCCGCAAAGGCAAGGGGTTCACCAAATTCATTACCCTGCTGTATCCAAGTGCCAGCCCGCAGGCGAAGCTGCCTATCCTGCAAGAGCTGGAGGTACTGGACAGTTACGGTAATCAGGTTCCGTCCCATCTGGCTACGGCGTTTTCGGTGCAGAGGGAGCAGGGGAAGGAAGAGTTCGTGTTCTCCCATCAAGGCCCGCGCAGCTACCGTTTCGGGGATCATCATCTCAGCGGTGAGGTGTTACTGGTGCGCAGCGGCGGGCTAACCGGGAATGAGGCGAGGCCTTCCATCATAAAGGTATAA
- a CDS encoding ABC transporter substrate-binding protein encodes MKSQHKKWGALLLAITLLSALLISGCSTKGKGGGDVELKLGFYSSAQSDEKMQELIAKFQEKHPNIKIKTESSPYNQFFQKLDTQIAAESAPDVWLSDGVLVPKYAERGVLKDLTEWIQRDLKAGDYYGLEFNKDAAGKYWGVPQGIQIAVLYYNKDMFDEAQIEYPTDAWSWDDLKTAAEKLTKDTNGKYAVDPAFDKNKISQYGLTFFSITEGWMTVLKSYGGGVLNETLEQSIIDSPENKAALDWIVDGMQRELLPTPSDLKSFQSNMAPFPSKAAAMRIGIYARTIDANAAGLNYDVTLLPKGPEGKRFSPVIANSWVINKKAEGAVGEAAWEWVKFWATEDEVQKEWASLGEAVPVKKSVANSEQFLSGSPANKQAFLDSFEFAGTLDVNAVWSEWVGKFNDSINRAFEGEISVEQAMKQADQEVQKVLDEFYKK; translated from the coding sequence TTGAAAAGCCAGCACAAAAAATGGGGCGCGTTGCTGCTTGCGATAACATTGCTTTCCGCGCTGCTGATCTCCGGCTGTTCGACCAAGGGCAAGGGCGGCGGAGATGTGGAATTGAAGCTTGGATTTTATTCCTCAGCTCAATCGGATGAGAAGATGCAGGAGCTGATCGCCAAATTCCAGGAAAAGCATCCGAATATTAAAATAAAAACGGAATCCTCCCCGTATAATCAGTTCTTTCAGAAGCTGGATACGCAAATCGCGGCGGAAAGCGCACCGGATGTATGGCTCTCGGACGGGGTGCTCGTCCCGAAATATGCGGAGCGTGGCGTGCTTAAGGATTTGACCGAATGGATTCAGCGGGACTTGAAAGCAGGCGATTACTACGGCTTGGAGTTTAATAAAGACGCTGCAGGCAAGTACTGGGGCGTGCCGCAGGGGATCCAAATCGCCGTGCTGTACTACAACAAGGATATGTTCGACGAAGCCCAGATTGAGTACCCGACTGACGCTTGGAGCTGGGACGATCTGAAGACGGCCGCGGAGAAATTGACGAAGGATACCAATGGCAAATACGCCGTAGACCCGGCGTTCGACAAAAATAAGATCAGTCAATACGGCCTTACCTTCTTCAGCATCACCGAAGGATGGATGACGGTGCTGAAATCGTATGGCGGAGGGGTGCTCAACGAGACGCTGGAACAGTCGATCATCGATTCGCCAGAGAACAAAGCCGCATTGGACTGGATTGTGGACGGCATGCAGCGCGAGCTGCTTCCGACTCCCTCTGATTTAAAAAGCTTCCAGAGCAATATGGCCCCCTTCCCGAGCAAGGCGGCTGCCATGAGAATCGGCATATACGCCCGGACGATCGATGCGAACGCAGCAGGCCTGAATTACGATGTGACGCTGCTGCCAAAAGGTCCTGAAGGCAAACGCTTCTCCCCGGTGATCGCAAATTCCTGGGTGATCAACAAGAAGGCCGAAGGCGCGGTAGGGGAAGCTGCCTGGGAATGGGTGAAATTCTGGGCCACAGAGGATGAGGTTCAGAAAGAGTGGGCTTCGCTTGGCGAGGCGGTGCCTGTCAAGAAATCGGTGGCGAATTCCGAGCAGTTCCTGAGCGGATCGCCGGCCAATAAACAGGCCTTTCTCGACAGCTTCGAATTCGCCGGGACGCTGGATGTAAATGCGGTATGGAGCGAATGGGTCGGCAAATTCAACGACAGCATCAACCGCGCATTCGAAGGCGAAATTTCCGTCGAGCAGGCAATGAAGCAGGCGGATCAGGAAGTGCAGAAGGTGCTGGATGAATTTTATAAGAAATGA
- a CDS encoding carbohydrate ABC transporter permease, with protein MGVKPLTPRIRRRRLNSDSKWGLLMVTPYIIHFIVFVLGSLLASLYFSFSHYDILNAPQWAGLANYKKLFQEPVFWKAMWNTVYFTILFVPLQTVLALILATALNQRLRGLKFFRLAHFVPVISSWTVILYVSDAIFNPRFGMANSFLLKIGLEPQKWLQDERLVIPLLVMIAVWKGIGYIMVIFLAGLQNVPSDVYEAAEIDGAGVFRKFMHITVPLISGTTFLVLILSTISTFQAFEQIYVMTGGALDASSAGGPNKSSLVLMIFLYQEGFTFLRMGYASAIAWVLFVILFILTALQVTLQKKWVHYE; from the coding sequence ATGGGAGTCAAACCATTAACCCCGCGGATCCGGAGGCGGCGCCTTAACAGTGACAGCAAGTGGGGACTGCTGATGGTAACCCCTTATATCATTCATTTTATTGTTTTTGTACTTGGTTCGCTGCTCGCCTCCTTGTATTTCAGTTTTTCTCATTATGATATTCTGAACGCTCCGCAGTGGGCGGGCCTGGCGAATTATAAGAAACTGTTCCAGGAGCCGGTATTCTGGAAGGCGATGTGGAACACGGTATATTTCACGATCCTGTTCGTGCCGCTGCAGACCGTCTTGGCCTTGATTTTAGCGACGGCACTGAATCAGCGGCTGCGGGGGCTGAAATTTTTCCGATTGGCGCATTTTGTGCCCGTTATTTCTTCCTGGACAGTCATTTTGTATGTTTCGGATGCGATTTTTAATCCCCGCTTCGGGATGGCCAATTCTTTTCTCCTGAAAATAGGGCTGGAACCGCAAAAATGGCTGCAGGATGAACGTCTCGTCATTCCTTTGCTGGTGATGATCGCTGTTTGGAAAGGGATCGGCTACATTATGGTCATTTTTCTTGCCGGATTGCAGAACGTTCCTTCAGACGTGTACGAGGCGGCCGAAATTGACGGGGCTGGCGTATTCCGCAAATTCATGCATATTACAGTGCCGCTGATTTCGGGCACAACGTTTCTCGTTCTCATTCTGAGCACGATCTCCACCTTCCAGGCGTTTGAGCAAATTTACGTGATGACGGGAGGGGCGCTCGATGCATCATCGGCCGGGGGACCGAATAAATCCAGCCTTGTGCTGATGATTTTTTTGTATCAGGAGGGCTTCACTTTCCTGCGTATGGGATATGCTTCAGCAATTGCCTGGGTGCTCTTCGTCATCCTGTTCATTCTTACCGCCCTGCAGGTCACGCTTCAGAAAAAGTGGGTGCATTACGAATGA
- a CDS encoding carbohydrate ABC transporter permease: MKLNRFRKSVGYAVIIFSSLIMILPFLTTLFNSLKTYAQYTAFPPKWIPRPIQWSNYLEVWKLGAFEQYTINSVIVTVLSVCGALISCSMVAFAFARLRFPFKNTLFMIVLGTMMIPPVVLIIPQFVIFKSLYMLDTLTPLWIIEWLAQPFGIFLMRQAFLMIPKDYEESAKLDGCNPFQIYWKIFLPMCKPTFATLAVFTFMTKWNEILSPAIFLTSKENFTLPIGILSMAGQWSGNEQYMVAAALMSLIPILLVFLFAEKYFVQGTNSSGIK, from the coding sequence ATGAAGCTGAATAGATTTCGCAAAAGCGTCGGTTACGCCGTCATTATTTTTAGTTCGCTTATTATGATCCTGCCGTTTTTGACAACGCTGTTCAATTCCTTGAAAACTTATGCCCAGTATACCGCCTTTCCGCCCAAATGGATTCCAAGGCCGATCCAATGGAGCAATTACCTTGAGGTGTGGAAGCTGGGAGCATTCGAGCAATACACCATCAATAGCGTTATCGTGACGGTGCTGTCCGTGTGCGGAGCCCTGATCTCCTGCTCCATGGTCGCTTTTGCGTTTGCGAGACTGCGATTTCCCTTCAAAAATACGCTGTTCATGATCGTGCTCGGCACGATGATGATTCCGCCGGTTGTGCTGATCATTCCGCAATTCGTTATATTTAAATCGCTGTATATGCTTGATACGCTGACACCGCTGTGGATTATCGAGTGGCTGGCCCAGCCGTTCGGCATATTCCTGATGCGGCAGGCGTTCCTCATGATTCCGAAGGATTACGAGGAGTCTGCCAAGCTCGACGGGTGCAACCCGTTTCAGATCTACTGGAAAATATTCCTGCCTATGTGCAAGCCGACCTTCGCCACCTTGGCTGTCTTTACGTTTATGACGAAGTGGAACGAGATACTGTCGCCGGCGATCTTCCTGACGTCGAAGGAGAACTTCACGCTGCCGATCGGCATCCTCTCCATGGCCGGGCAGTGGTCGGGCAATGAGCAGTATATGGTTGCCGCGGCGCTGATGAGCTTGATTCCGATATTGCTGGTGTTTTTGTTTGCGGAGAAATACTTTGTGCAAGGCACAAATTCGTCCGGTATAAAATGA
- a CDS encoding Gfo/Idh/MocA family protein → MPYRVVLIGAGIISRNHLNAIRQMKELSAAAVADIDEERGRTVSGEYGITYYSDYKEMVRKEKPDIAIIALPHFLHEECAIWCAAQGCHLLLEKPMALNVKQCDAILGAARASGVKLMVGHTQHYWPANLLAKTLIESGELGKLLAIQDTRHLYYFSEHRPAWFLDKAKAGGGILMNLGAHSIDKIQWLTGSRIKKVKAALSYEGTRGNVEGSGCIFLETSSGVSAVIVQSGYAGVARDETELIFTQGMIRLVSAKGLWVSRDGRYEEVRPPCSTDPFVLQFEDLLQAIRQDAEPGSTGEYARSVIAALEAVYRSDETGVEQTLDAE, encoded by the coding sequence ATGCCCTATCGGGTCGTTCTCATCGGAGCTGGCATTATCTCGCGCAACCACTTGAACGCGATCCGGCAAATGAAGGAGCTGAGCGCGGCAGCTGTCGCTGACATCGACGAGGAGCGAGGCAGAACAGTAAGCGGCGAGTACGGCATTACTTATTACAGCGATTATAAAGAGATGGTCCGTAAAGAAAAGCCGGACATTGCCATTATCGCACTGCCTCATTTTTTGCATGAGGAGTGTGCAATATGGTGTGCTGCCCAGGGCTGTCATCTGCTTCTGGAGAAGCCGATGGCCCTTAATGTGAAGCAATGCGATGCAATCCTGGGGGCGGCAAGGGCTTCGGGCGTCAAGCTCATGGTCGGTCATACCCAGCATTACTGGCCAGCCAATCTGCTGGCCAAGACGCTCATTGAGAGCGGTGAGCTTGGCAAGCTTCTCGCCATTCAGGATACCCGCCATTTGTATTATTTCAGTGAGCACCGCCCAGCTTGGTTTCTGGATAAAGCCAAAGCAGGCGGCGGGATTCTCATGAATCTGGGCGCTCACTCCATCGACAAGATCCAGTGGCTGACGGGAAGCCGGATTAAGAAGGTGAAGGCGGCTTTGTCTTACGAAGGAACGAGGGGCAATGTGGAGGGAAGCGGCTGTATTTTTCTAGAAACATCAAGCGGAGTATCTGCCGTGATCGTGCAATCCGGTTACGCTGGCGTAGCCAGGGATGAAACGGAGCTGATTTTCACACAAGGGATGATCAGGCTCGTTTCTGCCAAGGGGTTGTGGGTGAGCCGGGACGGTCGCTATGAGGAGGTTAGGCCTCCATGCAGCACTGATCCGTTCGTATTGCAATTCGAAGATTTGCTGCAGGCGATCAGGCAGGATGCGGAGCCGGGCAGCACGGGAGAATACGCCAGATCGGTCATCGCGGCCTTGGAAGCGGTGTACCGCTCGGATGAGACGGGAGTGGAACAAACCCTTGATGCAGAGTGA
- a CDS encoding sugar phosphate isomerase/epimerase family protein has protein sequence MQSDGDKQGFIRFSICTTGLKTMTIEQIAVEARGIGLQGVEIWRGHIEDYLNRGGTLGQLRALLDSNRLQVPCISEYSYFTKGREAYQAELESLQYSAEWARALHCPRIRVFAGHVSSGKAANGHWRMAAQGLQEARQICSVQGVSLAVEIHNHTLADTTGGLNRLLEPHEHEIELIYDGFNLCVDRLDPLPVLEQFYPLVSHVHFKNYHWNHEDWSKSIAVPVLQGDANHAAILGRLIALGYQGFISFEYFGSQALELTKQSLAELTEYMH, from the coding sequence ATGCAGAGTGACGGCGATAAACAGGGCTTCATTCGGTTCAGCATCTGCACGACCGGATTAAAGACGATGACGATCGAACAGATCGCTGTCGAAGCCAGAGGTATAGGGCTGCAAGGCGTGGAAATCTGGCGCGGACATATCGAAGACTACTTGAATCGGGGCGGTACGTTAGGCCAGCTGCGGGCTTTGCTGGATTCAAACCGGCTGCAAGTCCCCTGTATTAGCGAATACAGCTATTTTACGAAGGGGAGGGAAGCATACCAAGCCGAGCTGGAAAGCCTTCAGTATTCGGCGGAATGGGCCAGAGCGCTGCACTGTCCGCGGATTCGTGTATTTGCGGGACATGTATCCTCTGGAAAGGCAGCGAACGGTCATTGGCGCATGGCCGCACAAGGTTTGCAGGAGGCGCGTCAAATTTGCAGTGTGCAAGGTGTTTCTCTCGCGGTCGAAATTCACAATCATACACTGGCCGACACGACAGGCGGCTTGAACAGGCTGCTGGAACCCCATGAACATGAAATTGAACTTATCTATGACGGTTTCAATCTCTGCGTGGACCGGCTCGATCCGCTCCCGGTGCTGGAGCAATTCTATCCACTGGTCAGCCATGTGCATTTTAAAAATTACCACTGGAACCATGAGGACTGGAGCAAAAGCATAGCCGTACCTGTTCTGCAGGGGGATGCGAATCATGCGGCGATTCTGGGCAGGCTGATTGCCTTGGGGTATCAAGGCTTCATCTCTTTCGAATATTTTGGCAGTCAGGCTTTGGAATTGACGAAGCAGTCGCTGGCGGAGTTAACCGAATATATGCATTAG